TCTTTTCAGCAGAAATCCCCCAAATGTCATAAACGGTATTTGTTTGGCACGAACGGCATGCCGTTTGGCACCAACTGCAATGCCCCGCTTCCTACAATGCAAATAGTAGGGAAAGGTACGCCTGTGCCCGTGTGCACAAGAGAGAACAGCAGGGGGTGTGCGTTATGTTCGAGCTGGAAGCATGGATCGCAATCGACGCGGTTTCCGCAGCTGTGCTCGTTATTCTGTTCGCTGCCACTCACGATGGCTCTGTTCTGCGCAGCCGTCAGCGCCGCTTCTTCCGTCGTGCCCTGTGCATGATGGCTGGCCTGGTGCTGGTCGATGTGCTTGCTCACCTGCTGCAGGGCGTGCCCAGCGTTTCCTTCCCCCTGGCGTTTCTCCAGCAGGCGCTCGTTCCCGTCTGCCTGTTCCTGGGCGTTGCATATGCCGCCTCTTGCATCGAAGTTCATCGTGCAATGCCCACGTGGTGGTACGTCGCGAACGGCGTCGTTTGCGCGGCCGATATCATCTTTCTGTCCGTGATGGCAACCGCTGGCGTGCTGCCCGGCCCGTTCGGCTCCCTGGTTCCGTCAGACGGATGGATCTGGTGGGCGCAGGCGGCGTTCCTCTGCATCTACCTTGTCGTCGATGCGATCTTCTTCTTGGTGCGTCAGGTACGCATCGGAACGACGACGGCCTACTCGCTCTTGCTTGCGATGGCCATCACCATCGCGGGCATTGGGCTTCAGCTTATCGTCTCCAACACTCTGATTCTTCCTGCCGCGCTCGCCGTCGCGGCGCTTTCGCGTTACGCGGTCGTGCAAGCCGAAGGCACGAGCGTCGATTTCCTCACGGGCATCTGGAATCGCCGCGCGCTTGATCGCAAGCTCGATCAGCTCGTGCGTTCGCATCGCACGTTCGGAGGTCTGCTCATCGACATCGATGAGTTCAAGAACATCAACGATCGCTTCGGCCACGTAACGGGCGACGCCGTTCTGGTCGAATTCTCCAAGCTGCTCGTCGACTGCTTCCGCGTCGACGATACCGTCGCTCGCTACGGCGGCGACGAATTCTTCGTCATTGTGGAAGTAAATGACGAAGCAATTCTCTCTCTTATCACCAAGCGCGTGCGCGAGACGCTCATTCGTTTCAACGGCGAAAGCGCTCTGCCGTGCGAGGTTCAGGTTTCCATCGGCAGCGCACTCTACGTGCCGGGCGATGGCATCGATGATCTTCGAGATAAGGCGAAGCGTGCGAGCTCCGCTTTGGAATACGTAAATCGGTTGGACGCGGCTATGTATGCCGAGAAGGCGCAGAAGCGCATTCTGCGTGGGAACGTCCAATCGTACGTTTCGGCTTAGGCCGTTAGTCGGGAGTGAACGCAGGCGTCCGGATGACGCGTTGCGACGAGAAGGTAGGTGTCGAAAATGAAACGGGATATGAAGCAGTCAAACACGGAAAGCGTTGGCGACAAGCCAACATCTTCCAAGGCTCGTATGCGCAAGCGCTTCGACAAGGTCGTTGCCGTCATGTGCACCATTGCCATGGTGTTTGCCATGGTGCCGA
This genomic stretch from Denitrobacterium detoxificans harbors:
- a CDS encoding GGDEF domain-containing protein, which encodes MFELEAWIAIDAVSAAVLVILFAATHDGSVLRSRQRRFFRRALCMMAGLVLVDVLAHLLQGVPSVSFPLAFLQQALVPVCLFLGVAYAASCIEVHRAMPTWWYVANGVVCAADIIFLSVMATAGVLPGPFGSLVPSDGWIWWAQAAFLCIYLVVDAIFFLVRQVRIGTTTAYSLLLAMAITIAGIGLQLIVSNTLILPAALAVAALSRYAVVQAEGTSVDFLTGIWNRRALDRKLDQLVRSHRTFGGLLIDIDEFKNINDRFGHVTGDAVLVEFSKLLVDCFRVDDTVARYGGDEFFVIVEVNDEAILSLITKRVRETLIRFNGESALPCEVQVSIGSALYVPGDGIDDLRDKAKRASSALEYVNRLDAAMYAEKAQKRILRGNVQSYVSA